In one Mustela lutreola isolate mMusLut2 chromosome 8, mMusLut2.pri, whole genome shotgun sequence genomic region, the following are encoded:
- the SLC35E3 gene encoding solute carrier family 35 member E3, whose product MASLADRMRGNGRIAAGLLLNLLVSICIVFLNKWIYVHHGFPNMSLTLVHFVVTWLGLYICQKLDIFAPKSLPPSKLLLLALSFCGFVVFTNLSLQNNTIGTYQLAKAMTTPVIIVIQTLCYKKTFSTKIQLTLIPITLGVILNSYYDVKFNFLGMVFAALGVLVTSLYQVWVGAKQHELQVNSMQLLYYQAPMSSAMLLVAVPFFEPVFGEGGIFGPWSLSALLMVLLSGVIAFMVNLSIYWIIGNTSPVTYNMFGHFKFCITLFGGYVLFKDPLSINQGLGMLCTLFGILAYTHFKLSEQEGSKSKLVQRP is encoded by the exons ATGGCATCGCTTGCGGACCGAATGCGAGGCAACGGGCGCATCGCCGCTGGGCTCCTGCTCAACCTCCTGGTGTCCATCTGCATCGTGTTTCTCAACAAATGGATCTATGTGCACCACGGCTTCCCTAACATGAGCCTGACCCTGGTGCACTTCGTGGTCACCTGGCTGGGCTTGTACATCTGCCAGAAGCTGGACATCTTTGCCCCCAAAAGTCTACCGCCTTCCAAACTCCTCCTCCTGGCCCTCAGCTTCTGTGGCTTCGTGGTCTTCACCAACCTCTCTCTGCAGAATAACACCATAGGCACCTATCAGCTGGCCAAGGCCATGACCACGCCGGTCATCATAGTCATCCAGACCCTCTGCTACAAGAAAACCTTCTCTACCAAAATACAGCTCACGCTG ATTCCTATAACCTTAGGTGTAATCCTAAATTCTTATTACGATGTGAAGTTTAATTTCCTTGGAATGGTGTTTGCTGCTCTTGGTGTTTTAGTTACATCCCTTTATCAAGtg TGGGTAGGAGCCAAGCAGCATGAATTGCAAGTGAACTCCATGCAGCTCTTGTATTACCAGGCCCCCATGTCCTCCGCCATGTTGCTGGTCGCTGTGCCCTTCTTCGAGCCAGTGTTCGGAGAAGGAGGAATATTTGGCCCCTGGTCACTGTCTGCATTG CTTATGGTGCTGCTCTCTGGAGTAATAGCTTTCATGGTGAACTTATCGATTTATTGGATCATTGGGAACACGTCACCAGTCAC CTATAACATGTTTGGACACTTCAAGTTCTGCATTACTTTATTTGGAGGCTATGTTTTATTTAAGGATCCATTGTCAATTAATCAGGGTCTCGGCATGTTATGCACATTATTTGGCATTCTCGCCTATACCCATTTTAAACTCAGTGAACAGGAAGGAAGTAAGAGTAAATTGGTACAGCGTCCATAA